The Cellulophaga sp. L1A9 genome window below encodes:
- a CDS encoding M1 family aminopeptidase, whose translation MKEIFLFELKYRLRRPATYIYIFLMFIIPLLMAVFADSSTAQFTNSPNAIIGVLGGMSVLGLFFYAAIMGVAVFRDEDHKTAQTYFTFPITEKSYILGRFFGSFTIVTFMNIGAMLGAMVGFVIGSLLDRSDYGTYTAFNFASYFWPFLYFMMFNAFFIGSLFFSLMTFFKRMSILYLGGIVLLILTIASAQLLSSLDTEWLSVYVDPFGETAHGYLTKYWSIDELNTTQLSLTGKLAINRLLWLGISLVIFLTTLFRFSYKGFLNSSKKKKSVESGEAYAPTFVSEKITQVFTKKSRWENLLSLSKIEFLSIVKETVFIILIVMGVIVAGFITFQSNQIYGTPSLPLTRYMVSQISSGISLFSVIILVLYAGEAVHRTRKNKTFEFYDALPVSNLTLYVSKIVALIGVAIVLTLLNVVVGMLYQTFNGYFNYELGMYLTYNFTKIFPTYLMTVLLAFFIHVLVNNKFLGHFLVIVIYVGLPLLFGLAFKTSNPLLIFGNTPGSFLSDLNGFGHYMVGEFWINLYWVLFTCILATIGIVFWNRGFYSSAKERLRIAKSRFSGKVIGLTFFFVLSFVSVGAYAYYNLKVLNQLEDGNYSEHLNAEAEKKYGKYIDKPHLQVIALKAFVDIYPEERSVKAKGEFTVTNKFNVPIDTLLMELKFPIADTKIDQVLYNGQELKPFLKDEEYRMFIYKLPTTLQPKDTAYLTVKTSANTHGFSNDRETALLNNGSFFTDAIFPSFHYDRVLSDNGVRKKYGLEELDYLYAPRTDSIALRKNLFNEDSDYMTFEATVSTSSNQIAVAPGTLIKQWKENERSYFNYKLEEKTDYFFSFVSAAYEVEKDTWTAPSGKKVTIEIYHSPKHKKNLEYFIKGVKIALDYNSKNFYEYPYSVIRVIEFPAHSNYAQSFATTIPYSEDFGFVADFSKAEDYNYAFRVTSHEVAHQWWGHIVTPSKTSGANIISETLAEYASLMTMKQEYGENGIKSFLKNSLDKYLRDRQFSFKPERSLINVETGQYIWYEKGSMIMYDLQDVLGENVVNKGLKSFLEEFKYNQKGYYASSEDLYKALYAVTPDSLKYKVDDGFKEIVLYENRVMEAKTKKLDTGKWETTFIVNSKKIYYDDNGKEKKIDDKKNLVDIGLFGEDITNEDGVTIKNPFYFKLDWLKAGDNTFTVITDEKPLKAGIDPYNKLIDRNSDDNLLTVEE comes from the coding sequence ATGAAAGAGATATTCTTATTTGAACTAAAATATCGGTTACGAAGACCGGCTACTTACATTTATATTTTTTTGATGTTCATTATCCCGTTACTCATGGCGGTATTTGCAGATTCATCAACAGCACAATTTACCAATAGTCCTAATGCCATTATAGGAGTTCTTGGAGGGATGAGTGTTTTAGGATTATTCTTTTATGCGGCCATAATGGGGGTTGCAGTGTTCAGGGATGAAGATCATAAAACGGCACAAACCTATTTTACATTTCCTATTACAGAGAAGAGTTATATTTTAGGTCGTTTCTTTGGTAGTTTTACTATTGTAACCTTTATGAACATTGGGGCAATGCTAGGTGCAATGGTAGGTTTTGTGATTGGTTCATTGTTAGACCGATCCGACTATGGAACTTATACGGCTTTTAATTTTGCATCTTATTTTTGGCCTTTCTTATATTTTATGATGTTTAATGCGTTTTTCATCGGAAGCCTATTCTTCTCTTTGATGACCTTCTTTAAGCGCATGTCAATTTTATATTTAGGGGGTATTGTATTGCTTATTTTAACCATTGCTTCTGCTCAGTTATTATCTAGTCTAGATACAGAATGGTTAAGTGTTTATGTAGATCCGTTTGGAGAAACTGCGCATGGGTATTTGACCAAATATTGGTCTATTGATGAGCTCAATACAACGCAATTATCACTTACAGGGAAACTAGCGATAAACAGGTTGCTTTGGTTGGGTATTTCATTAGTTATATTCCTTACTACCTTATTTCGCTTTTCATATAAAGGATTTTTAAACTCGTCTAAAAAGAAAAAATCTGTTGAAAGTGGCGAAGCATATGCGCCCACATTTGTTTCGGAAAAAATTACTCAGGTTTTTACGAAAAAATCACGTTGGGAAAACCTTTTATCCTTAAGTAAAATAGAATTCCTTTCTATTGTAAAAGAAACAGTTTTCATTATTTTAATTGTAATGGGGGTTATTGTTGCAGGGTTTATAACCTTTCAGTCCAATCAGATTTATGGAACGCCATCATTGCCATTAACACGCTACATGGTTTCGCAGATATCTAGTGGAATATCTTTGTTCTCTGTTATTATTTTGGTGCTTTATGCGGGGGAAGCGGTACACAGAACTCGTAAAAACAAAACCTTTGAATTTTATGATGCCTTACCCGTAAGTAATTTAACCTTATATGTTTCAAAAATTGTTGCACTAATAGGAGTGGCTATTGTGCTGACACTTTTAAATGTAGTAGTGGGTATGTTGTACCAGACATTTAATGGGTATTTTAACTATGAGTTAGGGATGTATTTGACGTATAATTTTACAAAAATTTTTCCAACATATTTAATGACGGTATTGTTGGCTTTCTTCATCCATGTTTTGGTTAATAATAAATTTTTGGGTCACTTTTTAGTGATTGTAATTTATGTTGGTCTGCCTTTATTATTTGGTTTAGCCTTTAAAACGTCTAATCCGTTATTAATATTTGGAAATACGCCAGGTAGTTTTTTAAGTGATTTAAATGGCTTTGGCCATTATATGGTGGGAGAATTCTGGATCAACCTATATTGGGTTTTATTTACGTGTATTTTAGCGACCATAGGAATCGTGTTCTGGAACAGAGGGTTCTATTCTTCCGCTAAAGAGCGATTGCGTATTGCTAAATCACGTTTCTCTGGTAAAGTCATTGGGTTAACTTTTTTCTTTGTACTATCTTTTGTTTCTGTGGGGGCATATGCGTACTATAACCTTAAGGTATTAAACCAATTAGAAGACGGGAACTATAGTGAGCATCTAAATGCAGAAGCAGAAAAAAAATACGGTAAATATATTGATAAGCCGCATTTACAAGTCATTGCTTTAAAAGCATTTGTAGATATCTATCCTGAAGAACGGAGTGTAAAAGCTAAAGGAGAGTTTACTGTTACGAATAAGTTTAACGTTCCTATTGATACATTATTGATGGAATTGAAATTCCCAATTGCTGATACAAAAATTGATCAAGTGTTGTATAACGGGCAGGAATTAAAACCTTTTTTAAAGGATGAAGAGTACCGCATGTTCATCTATAAATTACCAACGACCTTGCAACCTAAAGATACAGCATATTTAACGGTGAAAACATCAGCAAATACGCATGGCTTTTCAAATGATAGAGAAACGGCTCTATTAAACAATGGTTCTTTCTTTACAGATGCTATTTTCCCATCATTTCATTATGATCGTGTATTAAGTGACAATGGAGTTAGAAAAAAGTATGGACTAGAAGAATTAGACTATTTATATGCTCCGCGAACAGATAGCATCGCTTTAAGAAAAAATTTATTTAACGAAGACAGTGATTATATGACTTTTGAGGCTACGGTAAGTACCAGTAGTAATCAAATTGCAGTAGCTCCTGGAACTTTGATTAAACAATGGAAAGAAAATGAGCGTAGCTATTTCAATTATAAATTGGAAGAAAAAACAGATTATTTCTTCAGTTTTGTTTCTGCTGCCTATGAAGTAGAAAAGGATACATGGACAGCGCCAAGTGGAAAGAAAGTGACTATTGAAATTTATCATTCTCCAAAGCATAAAAAGAATTTAGAGTATTTTATAAAAGGAGTGAAAATAGCCTTAGACTACAATTCAAAGAATTTCTATGAATATCCATATTCTGTAATTCGGGTGATTGAGTTTCCGGCACATTCTAATTATGCGCAATCATTTGCTACGACAATACCCTATTCTGAAGATTTTGGATTCGTGGCAGATTTTTCAAAGGCAGAAGACTATAATTATGCATTTAGAGTTACTTCCCATGAAGTAGCACACCAATGGTGGGGTCATATTGTAACACCTAGTAAAACTTCTGGAGCAAATATAATTTCAGAAACGCTAGCAGAGTATGCTTCATTAATGACCATGAAACAAGAGTATGGGGAAAACGGAATTAAATCATTTCTAAAAAATTCCTTAGATAAATATTTGCGGGATCGTCAGTTTAGTTTCAAGCCAGAACGCTCTTTAATTAACGTAGAAACCGGTCAGTATATTTGGTACGAAAAAGGCTCTATGATTATGTATGATTTACAAGATGTTTTAGGCGAAAACGTTGTGAATAAAGGGCTAAAATCTTTTCTTGAAGAATTTAAGTATAATCAAAAAGGATATTATGCTAGCTCAGAAGATTTGTATAAAGCTTTATATGCAGTTACACCAGATTCTTTAAAATATAAAGTTGATGATGGGTTTAAAGAGATTGTTTTATATGAAAATAGGGTGATGGAAGCTAAAACGAAGAAGTTAGATACTGGTAAGTGGGAAACTACCTTTATTGTAAATTCTAAAAAAATCTATTATGATGATAATGGTAAAGAGAAAAAAATAGATGATAAAAAGAACTTAGTAGATATTGGTTTATTTGGTGAAGACATCACTAATGAAGACGGTGTAACGATTAAGAACCCATTTTACTTCAAATTAGATTGGTTAAAAGCGGGCGACAATACATTTACAGTTATCACAGATGAAAAGCCACTAAAAGCAGGTATTGACCCTTACAATAAACTAATAGATCGTAATTCAGACGACAACCTATTAACGGTAGAAGAATAA
- a CDS encoding ATP-binding protein: MLESLLEALNFSPNNIPLKLQIAKLYMQNGDFDNAEKQLYGCIDLDSTHKDAKYELANCFYKQGKTPAAEVLLEEITKNSNNITYLELLCYCQLNQYNYNDAQDTYKDILTIDPSYLNEDFDRKLKITTTSSFDDIDDEFADNDAISFMKKPDVSFKDIGGMQNVKKEISLKIIKPLEHKDLYKAYGKKIGGGILLYGPPGCGKTHLARATAGEINANFINVGINDILDMWIGSSERNLHEIFETARENTPCVIFIDEIDALGANRNDMNKNSGRTVINQFLAELDGIDADNDGILVIGATNAPWYLDPAFRRPGRFDRIIFVSPPDVEAREEIFTIQLKDKPIETIDYSSLAKVTKEFSGADIKATIDVAIESKLEEAFKDGIPKPLSTKDILKAAKKMKSSTKEWFSSAKNYALYSNDGGLYDEILTYLNIKK; this comes from the coding sequence ATGCTTGAAAGTTTACTAGAAGCCTTAAATTTTTCTCCAAATAATATTCCCTTAAAATTACAAATTGCCAAATTGTATATGCAAAATGGCGATTTTGATAATGCCGAGAAACAACTTTATGGGTGTATTGATTTAGATAGCACACATAAAGATGCCAAATACGAATTGGCCAATTGCTTTTATAAGCAAGGAAAAACACCAGCAGCAGAAGTGCTTTTAGAGGAAATTACCAAAAACTCTAATAACATTACTTACCTAGAATTACTGTGTTATTGCCAATTAAATCAGTATAATTATAATGATGCACAAGACACTTATAAAGATATCCTAACAATAGATCCTTCCTATTTAAATGAAGATTTTGATCGGAAACTAAAAATCACAACAACATCATCGTTTGATGATATCGATGATGAATTTGCAGATAACGATGCTATTTCCTTTATGAAAAAGCCAGATGTTAGCTTCAAGGACATTGGAGGTATGCAAAATGTGAAAAAAGAAATTTCGCTGAAAATCATAAAACCTCTTGAACATAAAGATTTATACAAAGCGTACGGGAAAAAAATAGGAGGCGGAATTTTACTTTACGGGCCTCCAGGATGTGGTAAAACACATTTAGCCCGAGCTACAGCTGGAGAGATTAACGCTAACTTTATCAATGTAGGGATCAACGATATTCTTGATATGTGGATAGGAAGCTCTGAACGCAACCTACATGAAATATTTGAGACGGCACGAGAAAACACACCCTGTGTTATATTTATTGATGAAATTGACGCCTTAGGTGCCAATAGGAACGATATGAATAAAAATTCTGGACGAACGGTAATCAACCAGTTTTTAGCAGAGTTAGATGGCATAGATGCCGATAATGACGGTATTTTGGTCATTGGCGCCACCAATGCACCATGGTACTTAGATCCTGCGTTTAGAAGGCCTGGTCGTTTTGATCGTATCATTTTTGTTTCTCCACCAGATGTTGAAGCAAGGGAAGAGATTTTTACAATTCAATTAAAAGATAAACCGATAGAAACCATCGATTACTCTTCTTTAGCAAAAGTTACCAAAGAATTTTCTGGTGCAGATATTAAAGCTACTATAGATGTTGCTATTGAGAGCAAATTAGAAGAAGCCTTCAAAGACGGTATCCCAAAACCCTTGTCTACAAAAGATATTTTAAAGGCAGCTAAAAAAATGAAATCAAGCACCAAAGAATGGTTCAGCTCTGCAAAAAACTATGCTTTATACTCCAATGATGGAGGGCTATATGATGAAATATTGACTTATTTAAACATCAAAAAATAA
- a CDS encoding GNAT family N-acetyltransferase yields the protein MFESDICTIEPITLKDSWRLCNFSIANAERLKRYFPKTLELNLTPNLSELFVNQKVKQWNAKTEFLFTLKEKENRTIIGLVYVKKIDKALKLAELAYCIDYNFEGKGITSKTVRYISDWAHRELGLNTLQIIAHRTNIGSVTVATNSNYKWIKTLPKEHTPPNETPLDMELYELHYER from the coding sequence ATGTTTGAAAGCGATATTTGCACCATAGAACCAATTACCCTCAAAGATTCTTGGCGGCTTTGCAATTTTTCTATAGCAAATGCAGAACGATTAAAAAGATATTTTCCAAAAACACTTGAGCTAAATTTAACGCCAAATCTTTCAGAACTATTTGTTAATCAAAAAGTAAAGCAGTGGAATGCTAAAACAGAATTTCTTTTTACGTTAAAGGAAAAAGAAAATAGAACTATTATTGGTTTGGTCTATGTTAAAAAAATTGATAAAGCCCTAAAGCTAGCAGAATTGGCCTACTGTATTGATTATAACTTTGAAGGCAAAGGGATAACTTCTAAAACCGTACGGTATATTTCTGATTGGGCACATCGCGAATTAGGATTAAATACCTTGCAAATTATAGCACACAGAACGAACATTGGCAGTGTAACCGTTGCGACCAACAGTAACTATAAATGGATTAAAACACTTCCCAAAGAACATACTCCGCCTAACGAAACTCCGTTAGATATGGAGCTCTATGAATTACATTATGAAAGATAA
- a CDS encoding tetratricopeptide repeat protein: MESVHRDRAIQLFELGRIKDAIDYFKKAITEDHEDLTSKFYLAICYLNEKQLDEAESIAESLLHDSPNDANVFYLKAKIKLQQDNFSESRKFIDMAIAINPYDADLFGLKAGLLLQKKKFEEGLESVNEGLKIDAKNAYCLNLRAQILTKLNRIPEADQTVEDILYDNPEDSYSHANVGWVELENGNHKKALEHFRQALQFDPNFEYAREGMTTALKSKNPIYRWYLKYSFWMAKQSSKNQWVFIIGLYIAYRVAVSLLDSAGLSYVAIPLIVAYLLFALGGWIMEPLSNTILNFDKYGKFLLNKNEKISGFVFGGLALLGLISITLFYAFGIQYGLTLGIAFICALIPLPGALLIQKKKPRVLGIAYGCTMILVAFIGPLFTTLLFTQLIIFMMMVAYTWIGNIGK; the protein is encoded by the coding sequence ATGGAGTCCGTACATAGAGATAGAGCGATTCAGTTATTTGAATTAGGGCGTATAAAAGATGCCATTGATTATTTTAAAAAAGCTATTACCGAAGATCACGAGGATTTAACTAGTAAGTTTTATTTGGCTATTTGTTATTTGAACGAAAAACAATTAGACGAAGCAGAGTCAATTGCAGAAAGTCTTTTGCACGACAGCCCAAACGATGCGAATGTTTTTTATTTAAAAGCAAAAATCAAGTTACAACAAGATAATTTTTCGGAATCTCGTAAGTTTATAGATATGGCTATTGCCATAAACCCCTATGATGCAGATCTCTTTGGCCTTAAAGCCGGCTTATTACTTCAAAAGAAAAAATTTGAAGAGGGTTTAGAATCTGTAAATGAAGGCTTAAAGATTGATGCTAAAAATGCCTACTGCCTAAATCTCAGAGCACAGATACTCACCAAACTCAATAGAATCCCTGAAGCAGACCAGACGGTTGAAGATATTTTATATGACAACCCAGAAGACAGCTACTCACACGCCAATGTAGGTTGGGTAGAATTGGAAAACGGAAATCATAAAAAAGCACTAGAACATTTTAGACAAGCGTTACAGTTTGATCCTAATTTTGAATACGCTAGAGAAGGCATGACAACCGCCTTGAAAAGCAAAAATCCAATTTACAGATGGTATTTAAAATATTCTTTTTGGATGGCAAAACAGTCATCAAAAAACCAATGGGTATTTATTATAGGATTATATATTGCTTATAGAGTAGCTGTTAGCCTGTTGGATAGCGCAGGTTTATCTTATGTAGCCATACCGTTAATTGTAGCCTACCTGCTATTTGCCCTTGGCGGATGGATCATGGAACCACTTTCTAATACCATTCTTAATTTTGATAAATATGGTAAGTTCTTACTCAATAAAAATGAAAAAATAAGCGGTTTTGTTTTCGGAGGATTAGCGTTATTAGGCCTAATCTCTATCACTTTATTCTATGCCTTTGGTATTCAATATGGGCTAACATTAGGCATCGCATTTATTTGCGCTTTAATTCCGCTACCAGGAGCCTTATTAATTCAAAAAAAGAAACCAAGAGTCTTAGGAATTGCTTACGGATGTACCATGATCCTTGTAGCTTTTATCGGTCCTTTATTTACCACATTACTATTCACGCAATTAATCATCTTTATGATGATGGTTGCCTATACTTGGATTGGAAATATTGGCAAGTAA
- a CDS encoding YchJ family protein encodes MIKCPCGSNKSYNTCCERAHNKLSTVETAEQLMRSRYTAFTMANGDYLMNSHHSTTRPTKEKKAIEKWAKSVNWIRLEVCATKKGKATDTEGTVTFNAYYFDQGKVEVIHEKSAFVKENGNWMYLGLAED; translated from the coding sequence ATGATAAAATGTCCATGTGGCTCTAACAAATCATACAACACCTGCTGCGAGCGCGCACATAACAAGCTTTCTACGGTAGAGACAGCTGAGCAATTAATGCGATCAAGGTATACCGCCTTTACCATGGCAAACGGGGATTATTTAATGAATAGTCACCATAGTACTACTCGACCTACTAAAGAGAAAAAGGCTATTGAAAAGTGGGCAAAATCTGTGAATTGGATTCGGCTTGAAGTATGCGCTACCAAAAAAGGAAAAGCAACCGATACAGAAGGGACTGTAACTTTTAATGCGTATTATTTTGATCAAGGAAAAGTTGAAGTAATCCATGAAAAATCTGCATTTGTAAAAGAAAATGGGAATTGGATGTATTTGGGCTTAGCTGAAGACTAA
- the hemE gene encoding uroporphyrinogen decarboxylase — protein sequence MIKNDLFLRALKGETVERPPVWMMRQAGRYLPEFMEIKKEYDFFTRCQTPELASEITVQPIRRYGMDAAILFSDILVIPQAMNIEVQMKPDFGPYLPNPIRTQKDVDAVIVPNVDVALDYVMKAIKATKEKLNDEVPLIGFAGSPWTILCYCVQGQGSKNFDKAKEFCFMQPLAAHQLLQKITDTTIAYLKAKVKAGVNAVQIFDSWGGMLSPTDYTEFSWNYIQQIIDALKEETPVIVFGKGCWFALGDMAKSGAAALGVDWTCSARNARYLTGGNITLQGNFDPARLLSPPADIKRMVTQMINEFGKDKYIVNLGHGILPNVPVENAKAFIDAVKEYKS from the coding sequence ATGATAAAAAACGATTTATTCTTACGTGCATTAAAAGGAGAAACAGTAGAACGCCCACCCGTATGGATGATGCGCCAAGCTGGTAGGTATTTACCAGAATTTATGGAAATTAAAAAAGAGTATGATTTCTTTACAAGATGCCAAACTCCAGAATTAGCTTCTGAAATTACTGTACAACCAATTCGCAGATACGGAATGGATGCTGCTATATTGTTTTCTGATATTTTAGTGATACCACAAGCAATGAATATAGAAGTCCAAATGAAACCAGATTTTGGACCTTATCTTCCAAACCCTATTCGCACCCAGAAAGATGTAGATGCCGTTATAGTTCCTAATGTAGATGTAGCGCTAGACTATGTAATGAAGGCAATTAAAGCCACGAAAGAGAAATTGAATGATGAAGTGCCTCTAATTGGGTTTGCAGGCTCTCCGTGGACTATTTTATGCTATTGCGTACAAGGGCAAGGAAGTAAGAATTTTGATAAAGCAAAAGAGTTCTGTTTTATGCAACCTTTAGCCGCCCATCAGTTATTGCAAAAAATTACAGACACAACAATTGCTTATTTAAAAGCTAAAGTTAAAGCTGGCGTAAATGCAGTACAAATATTTGATTCCTGGGGAGGAATGCTTTCACCTACAGATTATACGGAGTTCTCTTGGAATTATATTCAGCAAATTATAGATGCCTTAAAAGAGGAAACACCGGTGATTGTTTTTGGTAAAGGATGCTGGTTTGCTTTAGGTGATATGGCAAAATCTGGTGCAGCAGCTTTAGGTGTTGATTGGACTTGCTCTGCTAGAAACGCACGTTACTTAACTGGTGGAAACATTACATTACAAGGGAATTTTGATCCTGCGCGTTTATTATCTCCGCCTGCAGACATAAAAAGAATGGTCACACAGATGATCAATGAATTTGGAAAAGATAAATACATTGTAAATCTTGGTCATGGTATTTTGCCTAACGTACCTGTAGAAAATGCAAAAGCATTTATAGATGCCGTAAAAGAATACAAAAGCTAA
- a CDS encoding EI24 domain-containing protein, whose amino-acid sequence MFKNILLGIKSYSGTFKLMKELKLWKFFFIPMIISLITAALIGVAAWSLSSSFGEFIATLWVWDFGKETFTSLSTLFSGLIILVIGFILYKHIVMALSAPFMSPVSEKIEAHLTGIESHDHKKTSFNEQLWRGIRLNVRNLGKELLYTLPLLLLKLIPVVNIFSAIALFLLQAYYAGFGSMDYTLERHFNYKDSINFVRKNRGAAIGNGIIFMLFLFIPVIGIILVLPLSVTAASIKTVGIIKSEEVDLKIKKDIIS is encoded by the coding sequence ATGTTTAAAAATATACTACTAGGTATAAAATCGTATTCAGGAACGTTTAAGCTAATGAAAGAGCTTAAGCTTTGGAAATTCTTTTTTATTCCCATGATTATTAGTCTCATCACAGCCGCCCTCATTGGAGTTGCAGCATGGAGTCTGTCTAGCAGTTTTGGTGAATTTATTGCAACATTATGGGTTTGGGATTTTGGTAAAGAAACATTTACTTCTTTATCTACATTATTTAGCGGACTTATTATTCTGGTTATTGGGTTCATTCTGTACAAGCATATCGTAATGGCACTATCTGCACCTTTTATGAGTCCTGTTTCAGAAAAAATTGAAGCGCACTTAACAGGTATTGAAAGTCACGATCACAAGAAAACCTCCTTTAACGAACAATTATGGCGTGGAATTAGACTCAATGTCCGGAATCTTGGAAAGGAGCTTTTATACACCCTTCCGCTACTGTTATTGAAACTGATTCCAGTAGTAAACATATTCTCGGCCATCGCATTGTTTCTATTACAAGCCTACTATGCCGGCTTTGGAAGTATGGATTACACCTTAGAACGACATTTTAATTATAAAGACAGTATTAATTTTGTTCGGAAAAATAGAGGAGCAGCAATTGGCAATGGTATAATTTTCATGCTATTCTTATTTATTCCCGTTATCGGAATCATTTTAGTACTGCCTCTTTCCGTAACAGCAGCCTCAATTAAAACAGTCGGTATAATTAAAAGCGAGGAAGTGGACCTAAAAATAAAAAAAGACATAATATCCTAA
- a CDS encoding DMT family transporter codes for MNNHLKGVFYVGIGAASYGILATFVKFANNNGSGTAGLAFAQYFFGVLVLSLLSFIFSKKNTELVDRKALKNDKLKLVAFGSFLGLTSSFYYLSIQYIPVSVGIILLMQTIWMGVVLEFFMNRKLVTQKKIIGAGAVIIGTLLAAKIFEVDAALNLKGLVFGLLAAVCYTGTLYATSSVALELPLFTRSKYLIFGGLIVTILFWNVQIISDFDWWVFLKWGAFLGFFGTILPPILFNKGIPIIGTGLGSIISALEIPISVLSAYLILHEEISRLQWLGILIILISVVFINVKPKKRV; via the coding sequence ATGAATAACCATTTAAAAGGGGTGTTTTATGTTGGTATTGGTGCTGCAAGTTATGGAATACTCGCCACTTTTGTAAAGTTTGCCAATAACAATGGTTCGGGAACCGCTGGTCTTGCTTTTGCGCAATATTTCTTCGGAGTATTAGTACTGTCATTATTATCCTTTATATTTTCAAAAAAAAATACAGAATTAGTAGATAGGAAGGCATTAAAAAACGATAAGCTTAAACTGGTAGCTTTTGGTTCTTTCTTGGGGCTTACTAGCAGTTTTTATTATTTATCCATTCAGTATATTCCAGTTTCTGTAGGAATCATTCTTTTAATGCAAACCATTTGGATGGGTGTTGTGCTCGAGTTTTTTATGAATAGAAAACTAGTAACTCAAAAGAAAATAATTGGTGCCGGTGCAGTAATTATTGGAACATTGTTAGCCGCTAAAATATTTGAAGTAGATGCTGCTTTAAATCTTAAAGGATTGGTTTTTGGTTTACTTGCTGCAGTATGTTATACGGGAACATTATATGCAACGAGTAGTGTAGCATTAGAGCTTCCACTATTTACAAGGAGTAAGTATTTAATTTTTGGGGGTTTAATAGTCACTATACTATTTTGGAATGTTCAGATTATTTCTGATTTTGATTGGTGGGTGTTTTTAAAATGGGGTGCTTTTCTAGGTTTTTTTGGCACCATTTTACCTCCCATATTATTCAATAAGGGAATTCCTATAATCGGTACTGGTTTAGGAAGTATCATATCCGCGTTAGAAATCCCTATTTCCGTACTAAGTGCTTATTTAATCTTACACGAAGAGATCAGTCGTTTGCAATGGCTTGGGATTCTTATTATTCTAATATCAGTAGTTTTTATTAATGTAAAACCTAAGAAGAGGGTGTAA
- the hemF gene encoding oxygen-dependent coproporphyrinogen oxidase: protein MKDKFYAYIQELQDTITSQLEEVDGSVKFQEDVWERPEGGGGRTRVIENGAVFEKGGVNISGVHGALPESMQKYFGVKDADFFACGLSLVLHPKNPMVPTVHANWRYFEMYDKEGNIVDQWFGGGQDLTPYYLFEEDAIHFHSVCKKACDAHDPTFYTKYKKRCDEYFWNTHRDEGRGLGGLFFDYCKATNEMQMQDWFNFVSEVGNSFLEAYVPIVLKHKDAHYTSEQRTWQEIRRGRYVEFNLVHDKGTLFGLKTNGRIESILMSLPPHVQWVYDHHPEAGSEEEKLINVLKNPKDWV from the coding sequence ATGAAAGATAAGTTTTACGCATATATCCAAGAATTACAAGACACTATCACCTCACAGTTAGAGGAAGTAGATGGTTCGGTAAAGTTTCAAGAAGATGTTTGGGAACGACCAGAAGGTGGCGGTGGCAGAACCCGTGTTATCGAAAATGGCGCTGTTTTTGAAAAAGGCGGAGTAAATATCTCTGGAGTACATGGGGCCTTACCAGAAAGCATGCAAAAATATTTTGGAGTTAAAGATGCTGATTTTTTCGCATGTGGCTTAAGTCTAGTGCTCCACCCCAAAAACCCGATGGTTCCAACAGTTCATGCAAATTGGCGGTATTTTGAAATGTACGACAAAGAAGGGAACATCGTAGACCAATGGTTTGGTGGCGGTCAAGATTTAACGCCCTACTATCTTTTTGAAGAAGACGCCATTCATTTTCATTCTGTTTGCAAAAAAGCTTGCGATGCACATGATCCAACCTTCTACACAAAATATAAAAAAAGATGTGATGAATATTTTTGGAATACACACAGAGATGAAGGTCGTGGTTTAGGCGGACTCTTTTTTGATTATTGTAAAGCTACTAACGAAATGCAAATGCAAGATTGGTTTAATTTTGTAAGCGAAGTAGGAAACAGTTTTCTAGAAGCTTATGTACCTATCGTTTTAAAACATAAAGATGCCCACTATACCTCAGAACAACGTACTTGGCAAGAGATTCGTCGTGGTCGTTATGTAGAGTTTAACTTAGTACACGACAAAGGCACTTTGTTTGGTTTAAAAACGAATGGACGCATTGAAAGTATTCTTATGAGCTTACCACCACACGTTCAATGGGTTTACGATCATCATCCAGAAGCGGGTAGTGAAGAAGAAAAATTGATAAATGTGCTTAAAAATCCAAAGGATTGGGTTTGA